A portion of the Cololabis saira isolate AMF1-May2022 chromosome 17, fColSai1.1, whole genome shotgun sequence genome contains these proteins:
- the mrpl57 gene encoding large ribosomal subunit protein mL63: MFLTLTLLRKGIPGKQWIGKYRRPRPITWQMKRNMLKHLDREAENEYWISRAYMTPEQEHSHAAERRAQAWLKIKEGKFANFPQHKFITDHLSHLRITKTW; this comes from the coding sequence ATGTTCCTCACCCTCACCCTGCTGCGGAAGGGCATTCCTGGAAAGCAGTGGATTGGAAAGTATCGCCGTCCTCGACCGATAACGTGGCAGATGAAACGCAATATGTTGAAACATTTGGACCGTGAAGCAGAGAACGAATACTGGATCAGCCGGGCGTACATGACCCCAGAGCAGGAGCACTCCCACGCCGCAGAGCGCAGAGCCCAAGCCTGGCTCAAGATCAAGGAGGGCAAATTTGCAAATTTTCCTCAGCATAAGTTCATAACGGATCACCTGAGCCATCTGAGAATCACCAAGACATGGTGA